In Pseudoalteromonas tetraodonis, the genomic window CCATGTACGCTTCCATTAGGTCATCGTCTTGCTCTACAGCAGTTTCGATAAGCATTTCATGGTATTCATCAGTTTTCTCTACCATGTCTGCAGGAACGTCTTCAATAGTGTAGTTTTCTGGAAGACCTGTCTCATCCCAGATGTATGCTTTTTTGTTTAAAACATCAACAACACCACAGAACTCATCTTCGATACCGATTGGTAAAGTCATGATAAGTGGAGTAGCACCAAGTACTTTTTGTACTTGCGCTGTTACACGGAAAAAATCAGCACCCATACGGTCTAATTTGTTTACGAAGATGATACGTGCAACACCTGACTCATTCGCGTAGCGCCAGTTAGTTTCTGATTGTGGCTCAACACCACCAGAACCACAGAATACACCCACACCGCCATCTAATACTTTAAGTGAACGGTAAACTTCAACGGTGAAGTCAACGTGTCCAGGAGTATCGATAACGTTAAAACGGTGATCTTTCCAGAAACAGCTTACTGCCGCAGACTGGATAGTAATACCGCGCTCAGCTTCTTGATCCATGAAATCGGTAGTCGATTCACCATCATGAACCTCACCTGTTTTGTGGATAGTACCTGTAAGCTTTAGGATACGCTCAGTAGTTGTGGTTTTACCCGCATCAACGTGCGCGAAAATACCAATGTTTCTGTACTTCGATAAATCTGCCATTAATTTTACTCTTAATAAAGTCGATAAATTATTCGGCGGGAGTATAGCATTACTTAAAGCGAACATCACCATAGAAGTCGCTTAAAATGCAATCAATTTATAAAAAACTTGCTTTAAAGATATTTTGAGGTATGAGATGGGCTTAAAAGAGGCATATTATAAACTGTATTTAAACGACTTAAGTCTTTATCAGCGTCATTGTTGAACGTCAAAAGCGCAATCGGATGATGACATGAAGCAAACACAATTATTTTGCTCCATGTAAATCGTTAGTAAAATCACTCAAAACTCATAGTTTTGACTTTGTCGCTAATAACTAAATTACCCGCAGTTTTGGCTTTGATTTCATCAATAGTCACACCGGGTGCGCATTCTAATAAATGAAAAGCGCCATCTTTTATTTCTAATAGAGCCAAATCAGTAATTACTTTATTGATACAACCAACGCCGGTTAACGGTAGGTTGCATTTATTCAGTAGCTTTGATTCACCGTGTTTATTAGCATGGGTCATAGTGCAAATAATGTTTTTTGCCCCAGCCACTAAATCCATCGCCCCGCCCATACCTTTGACCAATTTATTAGGGATCATCCAACTGGCAATGTTACCGTTTTGGTCCACTTCAAACGCACCCAGCACGGTTAAATCAACATGCCCACCGCGGATCATGGCAAAGCTCTCAGCAGAGCTAAAAATAGCGGCACCCGTAGCTGCGGTTACTGTTTCTTTTCCTGCGTTGATCATATCGGCATCTACATTTTCAGCGGTAGGATAGGGCCCCATGCCCAGTAACCCATTTTCTGATTGCAGCATTACCTCAATGCCCTTAGGCACATAATTGGCCACCAATGTAGGTATCCCTATTCCTAAGTTAACGTAGTAGCCATCTTGTAATTCCATTGCCACGCGTTTTGCTATTTGCTCTCGTGTTAATGCCATTATGTGCTCCTTAGGACTTTGCCGCTCGAGTGGTGGTTTTTTCAATACGCTTTTCAAACTCACCTTTAATAACGCGATCGATATAAATACCTGGCGTATGAATTTGGCCTGGCTCAAGCTCTCCGGGCTCGACAATTTCTTCAACCTCTAATACGGTTATTTTACCTGCGGTTGCGGCCATTGGATTAAAGTTCATCGCTGTATGACGATAAATACAATTACCATAGCGATCTGCCTTCCACGCTTTAACAATGGCAAAGTCACCGATTATACTGGGCTCTAATAAATATTCGCGCCCCTTGATTGAACGGGTTTCTTTACCTTCAGCCACAGGCGTACCGACACCCGTTGCGGTATAAAATGCTGGAATTCCGGCGCCGCCTGCGCGCATTTTTTCGGCTAGCGTCCCTTGTGGCGTTAGTTCAACATCTAACTCGCCACTCAGTAACTGCTGCTCAAATAACGCATTTTCGCCCACATACGAGGCAATCATTTTGCTAATTTGCTTGTCTTCAAGTAACAATCCTAATCCAAAGCCGTCAACACCACAGTTATTCGATACTAAGGTTAAGTCTCGGGTGCCTTGGCGCTTAATCTGTGCAATTAATCCCTCAGGAATACCACATAAACCAAAACCACCAGCAATCACGGTCATGCCATCTTCAAGCCCAGTCATAGCGTCACTGTAGCTTGTTACTACTTTATCAAAACCTGCCATTAGCTCCCCCTTATTGTGCAGTCCAACCGCCATCAATGGCGATTGCTTGAGCGGTAATGTTGCGTGCAGCATCTGCCATTAAAAAACTCACGGTATGCAAGATTTCGTCTAAGCCGATAAATGCCTTTTTCGGCATGGGTGCCAGCATAATGGTGTCAATTACTTGCTGCTCAGAAATACCATGCTCTTTGGCTTGTGCGGCAATTTGCTGCTCCACTAATGGCGTTTTTACATACGCTGGGCACACTGTATTAATAGTAATATTGGCATCACCTGTTTCTAATGCTATGGTTTTAGCAAAGCCAATTAAGCCATGCTTCGCGGCGATATAAGCAGATTTATACTTAGAGGCCACCATGGCGTGAATAGAACCTATATTAATGATGCGGCCAAAATCTTGCTCACGCATGCGTGGCAGTACCGCTTTAGTCATCATTGCGGGACCTACCAACATCACTTGCTGTAAAAGCAGCCACTTATCTGCAGGAAAGTCTTCTAATTTAGCTACATGCTGTATTCCTGCATTATTAATTAATACATCCACAGGTTGCGTAAGAGTGCTAAAAAAATCTTCAATCGCTTGGCTATCTGCCACATTCAATGCATAGCCCTGAGCGTTACCGCCCTGATTAACTATTTTTTGCGCGGCTTGTTGAGCTACCTGTTCATTAAGGTCGGTTACAATAATGCTATGCCCAGCTAGGGCTAGCTGCTCAGCAATGTGTAGCCCTATACCACTAGCCGCGCCGGTGATTAATACGTTTTTACTCATACTGCTACTCCTCTAAAAATTCACTGATCAGCTGCGCTTTAGGCGAGATTGAAAAAATTCCATCGAGATGCCCCCAGCCGCCTTCAATTTCAGAAAGCTGAACCTCTTTCCCAAGCGACTTCATTGACTCATATACAGTGCGCATATTTTCAGGGCGTAGCAGTAAATCATTGGTTGCAGGCAATAACAGTGTTTTAGCGCTAATTTTTTTAAGTGCTGCGCTTAAGTTGCCTTCCATACCGGCAGTAAACAGTTGTGATGCCCGTACCAAATACAATACATGATTTGCATCTTGGGTTTGTGCACGCGCCATTGCACGCTGTGCTAGTACTTGGTTTAACTTAGGCAAGGTACGAATGTCTTTTAACGCGCCTTCATCAAGTACGTTAAAGTCAGGGAAGCTAGCGTTATAAATAATTGGATGCATCGCATCTTGGGTAATATTTAGCATGGTTGCGGCAAGTCCATCTAATGGGCGCTCCTTGTCGTAGTAATTACCTTGCTGCCAGTTTTTATCTAAACGAATGGGGAGTGCCCATTTTTCAAGCGCAGCGACAGTCCATGCATCCATGGTTGCTGCACCAATAACATGGATTAGGCGTTCAACCTGATCTGGATAACGCGTTGCCCACTCTAGCGCCTGAAAAGAGCCCATAGATGCGCCCATCACGGCATGTAATTTAGTAATACCCAAACTCTCTAATAAGCGTTTTTGTACGTTAACAAAATCAGTAATAGTAACCACTGGAAAATCCAAGCCATAAGGTTTACCTGTCGCAGGGTTAATTGATGCAGGCCCCGTAGTGATTACGTGTGGGTCATGCCAATTAGCATTGACTAAGGTGTCAGAGCTGATCACAAAATACTTGTTAGTATCTATGGCTTTTCCTGGGCCAATTAACGCATCCCAGTATCCTGCTACGGCTTCGTCGGCTGAATATTTACCTGCTGCATGAGAGGTTCCTGAAAAATAATGAGTGATCAAGATTACATTATCTTTGGCTTTGTTAAGCTCACCATAACTTTCCCAACCAATATCAACCTGTGGCAACGTTGTGCCAGAAACCGTTGTGAAGTTTTCTGTGCTGAAATGTTGCTTTTCTACTAGTAACGGCTCGGCTTTATCAGCGCCAGACACCGTACTACTAAATAAAAACAGCAACCCTATTATTAATATTGTTTTCATTGCAATTCCTTAAAAAGTGATGAATAAGCTCAGCGCAAGAGCCACCCCAACCAATGGGATAACCACCGTCAATGCGGCTAATGGCCAATAAGCGCGTTGATGTGTTTCTTTACAAATGGCACGTATAGTTGTGACCACGTAACCATTATGTGGCAGGCTGTCTAATGCACCAGAACTAATAGCAACCACTCTGTGTAATTGCTCTGGATTAACCCCCATATCCAAATATCCAGGAGCCACAAGCGGTAGTGCAATCGCTTGCCCGCCTGATGCTGAACCCGTTAATCCGGCTATTACGCTCACGGCAACAGCAGCCCCCACTAACTCATTACCTGGCATATGAGTCATAGCATCAACAGCAGCAATAAACGCCGGTGATACTTTAGCCACTGCGCCAAACCCTACTACAGCAGCAGTGTTACCTATAGCAACTAAGGCGCCAGTGGTACCCATATTGATGGCATTTGCCATGTTATGAAAATACTTGTAATTGATGACCACAATACTTAAAACACCACCAAGCAACGCCACAATTAGTGCGGTTTGTTGTAAAACATCATGCAACATAAATGATAAGAGTAGCACCACCAGCAAAGGAATTACGCCGGTGATTGGATGAGGGCGTTCACGCTCTAAAATAATTGGGTCGTCTTCTCTAGCAGCAAAACGCTCACCTTTGGCAACCGCCTTTTTAATCATTTTATTTAGCCAAAAGTAACCGACTGTTGCCATAAAAATGGCCACTACTAAGCTTACTTCCCATGCCGCATAGGGTGAGGTACCTAAATGCTTTACGGGTATCCAATTTTGAATTTCAGGCGAGCCCGCAGAGGTCATAGTGAATGTCACTGAGCCAAACGCTAATGTTGCGGGTATAAAGCGCCGCGGCAAATCGGCATCTTTAAATAAACTGAGCGCCATTGGGTAAACCGAAAACGCCACAATAAATACACTGACTCCGCCATAAGTCAGCACGGCACAAGCAATCACCACCGCCAGCACCGCATGCTTCATACCTAACTTGCCAACAATGTAACTGGCTACACTATCTGCTGCACCAGTATCTTCCATAAACTTACCGAACAACGAGCCCAGTAAAAACATAAAAAACCATGCACTTAAAAATCCAGCAAAGCCATCCATGTACGCGTTAATAAAATTACTGTCGGCAGTCACCGGGAATATAGCCATCCCGCTTGTTAGTGCCACCAACAATGCACATATTGGCGCGGCAATAAATAAATTGACCCCGCGCAACGTTAAAATTATCAGCAGTATTAAACCGCCTAACAGCCCTATCATGCTCAGCATAGACATTCCTATAATTATTGTTATTACCCAGATGAGGTGACATCGCAGTAACTGTTGTTAGTTTTATCGCTCAGCGCAAATAAAGACATAGCACTAAGGTACTATACGTTATAAAACTTACACAAAAATCATATAAGTCAAGGTGTTAAGCTTTTATAGCACTATGGTACTAATTCATTTTTTAACACTATCTTCTACATTAAGTGCAGGTGACATGAGCAAACAAATAATCAACTAATAACAACAGGAACACACCAATGATAAAGCTCAAACAAAATATCACACCCGTTACACTCGCTGTTTCACTCGCCTTATTAAGTGCAACAAGTGTGGCAGCTGAACAAGCGCCTAAAGTAAAAAAAGCAGAGTTAGAGCGAATAGAAGTAACCGCTCGCAAAACCGTTGAAAACTTACAAGAAGTTCCGGTTGCCGTAACCTCAATTGGCGCACAAGAATTAGCAGAAAACGGCATCAGCGTAATGACTGAAGTACAGCAGTTTTCACCCAACACTACGCTACAATCAAGCCGAGGCACTAACTCTACCATCACTGCGTTTATTCGCGGTGTAGGTCAGCAAGACCCGCTTTGGGGCTATGAACCTGGCGTAGGTATTTACA contains:
- a CDS encoding CoA transferase subunit B gives rise to the protein MALTREQIAKRVAMELQDGYYVNLGIGIPTLVANYVPKGIEVMLQSENGLLGMGPYPTAENVDADMINAGKETVTAATGAAIFSSAESFAMIRGGHVDLTVLGAFEVDQNGNIASWMIPNKLVKGMGGAMDLVAGAKNIICTMTHANKHGESKLLNKCNLPLTGVGCINKVITDLALLEIKDGAFHLLECAPGVTIDEIKAKTAGNLVISDKVKTMSFE
- a CDS encoding CoA transferase subunit A, coding for MAGFDKVVTSYSDAMTGLEDGMTVIAGGFGLCGIPEGLIAQIKRQGTRDLTLVSNNCGVDGFGLGLLLEDKQISKMIASYVGENALFEQQLLSGELDVELTPQGTLAEKMRAGGAGIPAFYTATGVGTPVAEGKETRSIKGREYLLEPSIIGDFAIVKAWKADRYGNCIYRHTAMNFNPMAATAGKITVLEVEEIVEPGELEPGQIHTPGIYIDRVIKGEFEKRIEKTTTRAAKS
- a CDS encoding 3-hydroxybutyrate dehydrogenase → MSKNVLITGAASGIGLHIAEQLALAGHSIIVTDLNEQVAQQAAQKIVNQGGNAQGYALNVADSQAIEDFFSTLTQPVDVLINNAGIQHVAKLEDFPADKWLLLQQVMLVGPAMMTKAVLPRMREQDFGRIINIGSIHAMVASKYKSAYIAAKHGLIGFAKTIALETGDANITINTVCPAYVKTPLVEQQIAAQAKEHGISEQQVIDTIMLAPMPKKAFIGLDEILHTVSFLMADAARNITAQAIAIDGGWTAQ
- a CDS encoding E22 family MetX-like putative esterase → MKTILIIGLLFLFSSTVSGADKAEPLLVEKQHFSTENFTTVSGTTLPQVDIGWESYGELNKAKDNVILITHYFSGTSHAAGKYSADEAVAGYWDALIGPGKAIDTNKYFVISSDTLVNANWHDPHVITTGPASINPATGKPYGLDFPVVTITDFVNVQKRLLESLGITKLHAVMGASMGSFQALEWATRYPDQVERLIHVIGAATMDAWTVAALEKWALPIRLDKNWQQGNYYDKERPLDGLAATMLNITQDAMHPIIYNASFPDFNVLDEGALKDIRTLPKLNQVLAQRAMARAQTQDANHVLYLVRASQLFTAGMEGNLSAALKKISAKTLLLPATNDLLLRPENMRTVYESMKSLGKEVQLSEIEGGWGHLDGIFSISPKAQLISEFLEE
- a CDS encoding GntP family permease, with amino-acid sequence MLSMIGLLGGLILLIILTLRGVNLFIAAPICALLVALTSGMAIFPVTADSNFINAYMDGFAGFLSAWFFMFLLGSLFGKFMEDTGAADSVASYIVGKLGMKHAVLAVVIACAVLTYGGVSVFIVAFSVYPMALSLFKDADLPRRFIPATLAFGSVTFTMTSAGSPEIQNWIPVKHLGTSPYAAWEVSLVVAIFMATVGYFWLNKMIKKAVAKGERFAAREDDPIILERERPHPITGVIPLLVVLLLSFMLHDVLQQTALIVALLGGVLSIVVINYKYFHNMANAINMGTTGALVAIGNTAAVVGFGAVAKVSPAFIAAVDAMTHMPGNELVGAAVAVSVIAGLTGSASGGQAIALPLVAPGYLDMGVNPEQLHRVVAISSGALDSLPHNGYVVTTIRAICKETHQRAYWPLAALTVVIPLVGVALALSLFITF